The sequence ATGAGCCAAGGGAGtttttttctgtctctctGGCCAGCTATTGCAGACAAACGATTAGGTCCGGCGCCGGCGCCTGGAATTCACCCTGGTGGTGACACTCACCCAATCATAGGAGTAGAATTACCTGATTATGGAGGAAAGGTGTTATTCCCCAATTCCTCGGAATTGCGAGATTATGACGTAGATTCGTTAGACTTTAATTCGTTAGATCAAAATACGCAGGAATTATTAATAGGTATTACACAGCAAGATACATTCTCAAGGTATGTTATAatgatgtaattaaaaatatagatttaaacatttaaaatataaatgaaagtCAATTCTTATTTCCAGACCACCTATTGAAGACAGGGAAATTCTGTGGGAGAAAAGACATTATTTGCATGATAGACCTGAAGCTTTACCGAAAGTATTACTAGCTGCACATAGTTGGGATTGGGCGTGCTTACCGGATTTACACGCGTCGCTTAGAATTTGGAGTCCATTGCCACCAGTACAAGCGTTACAATTACTTTTACCGtggtatatattttctttatcgaTCACTTGTATTTCTTTTCAAGAACTGTCTCGCGTAAAACATtgctttttctatttcttacaGCTTCCCAGACATGAAAGTTAGAGAGATGGCGGTTGACTGGATTCGTGAATTAAGTAATGACGAACTGGTCGATTATTTGCCACAGCTACTTCAAGCGATGAAACATGAGACGTACGAAACGTCACCTTTGACTCGATTCTTATTAGAACGTGCCTTACTATCGCCGAGAGTGGCTCATCATATTTACTGGTTGCTAAATCAAGCGCTGCCGGGACAAAGTCCCCAGGTACAGGTTGGGTGATCAGCGTTGGTGACATTATTACATgcttatgtatttattttaaatgcttaGTATGGattgtagagaaaaaattcttttttttaaatatggatgtaacatttttatattaattaataagcatatttattttatagaattctGCTGAAATTGCCGCGGAAGATGACAAAGCTATTAGTTGTGCTCGTTATCAACGAAGATTGCAATTAATGTTAAGAGCGCTATTAGCAGTTATCGGGGGtgcactgagaaaaagttTTCTCACTCAACAGCTACTTGTTAAAGTACGCCTTATCTTTTGTAACTTGtttctattaaattgttttatttatttcaaacgtATTCTAAGTTGTAATCTGTACAGAACTTGCACGAAGTGGCTGAGAATATCAAAGTTACAAAGGAATCATTACGATTGGATACGCTTAAAACCggtttacaaaatatacactGCCAGTTAATGGAAGATGATGGAACATGTTTACCATTATCTCCCAGTAAACTAGTATTCGGTATCAATGTACAGACATGTGCCTATTTCCCGTCGTTTACTCTTCcgctgaaaattaattttatcagttGTGACAATGTTATAAACCCGGCAATCTTTAAGGTATGTTTTTAATCGGTAATCTATAATTCTACAAAATGCTATTTTGTTTGAGATTACGTTTGATATTAACACGTACATCATACTTTCATTTTCAGGTTGGCGATGATTTGCAACAGGATATGTTGACCCTCCAGATGGTACGCATTATGGATAAATTATGGTTGAAGGAAGGTCTCGATCTGAAAATGGTTACCTTCGCCTGTGTACCTACCGGTCATAAACGTGGAATGATAGAAATGGTAACAAACGCGGAAACATTACGGAAGATCCAAGTCGAGTTCGGACTAACTGGGTCTTTTAAAGACCGACCAATTGCGGAATGGTTGGCAAAGCATAATCCCTCAGAACTGGAATATGAGAGAGCGGTGGAAAATTTCACCGCTTCTTGCGCCGGCTATAGTGTTGCCACTTATATTTTAGGAATTTGTGATAGgcataatgataatattatgcTAAAGACATCTGGTCACTTGTTTCATATTGACTTCGGAAAATTTCTCGGTGACGCGCAAATGTTTGGAAACTTTAAGAGGTGATGcgctataatatattatattttcttattcttaaatttgtgCTGTCTACTATGTTTCTAtcttcattttaaattaaaaagatgagaaagatgtataattataatattatatttttaattagggATAGGACGCCATTTGTGTTGACGTCTGATATGGCATACGTTATAAATGGTGGTGATAAGCCTTCAGCGAAATTTCATCACTTTGTGGATTTATGCTGTCAGGCTTTTAATATAGTGCGCAAACATGGAAATCTTATTCTTCACCTTTTTGGATTggtatgttttaaaatatttttatggctAAAGAAAACTAATTGATTATTacataatgaaataaacaatttaaaaaattttgacataataaggtatttaaaaacaaatatttacaaatagtttcataaatgcaaaaaatagtcttcaaattttctatttatgatAAGATAACCAGATCAGATTTAATCTTTtctagaaattatatttttctatggtttttatacaatatatataatttctttaatttacaCTAATTGTGtatcacaatttttattgactataacaattttcattaatatcattaagTTATGCACttaacataaataaactttacgtagttcaattttaaaaatagtattgaataaattattttgaaaagatgTATTTTTAGATAAGTGATATGTTTtgagttaattattattattatataaatgtacacgcattttatgaaaatttgcaaataattaggCCAAATatattggaaataaaaatttatgagttATGCGGTCTAACCATATCGCTATGAAAACAATAAAACCACAACGGAAGAACATATCCGTGTGCTTTTTATCAGCGGACCGCTATCTCACTATGTATATGCGATGTagttaattagtatttatcgTCTGCGGTCCCATAATAATATCGTTACAACAGTCTGAGTCAATCGCGTTAAGAGTAAAGTACTGTTGGTAGTAAAAAAGTTGAAGAATTACTGCAAAATTCAACAATACATAGTATTTACGTAAAAACGCGCAgctaaaaaatacatttgtttactattttaatgtcCAATAAATAAATCGCAATGAATAAGTTAATATCACGGAAGAATTTTCTTAGCGATCTGGACAAGCAAAGCGTCATAGCGCGAAAACTGCACGATATCGAGATAAAAGATCATTTAAACAAAGCAAGAATGAACGAGTACACGACTTCGCAGATGACTTCGTCTGGTATCCCTGGAGTAACCGTAGACGCAGTCAGTTACGTACAAAAAGCTCTGCTTCCCGGACAAACAAATCCTGAAGCGGCGGCGACTTTCGCTCGCATGATAGAAAGTTCACTGAAAAATTGGTTTACGCAATTCAACTTCTTTCTGCATAATCTGGCGCAGATGAGATTTTCCGGAGACCACAGTGAGGGAGAACTCTTATCCTTTGTTCCACGCACGTACACGTGAGTTTTTTTACCTTTGCTAAACATTACAAGAAAGCATAAAGCTGACAAAAATCTTAAAAGTGtgactttctatttttttgcataGATAGCGCAATTAGTACGCactaataaatacatttataattattatagaatgcAGCAAGAAGGTGAATTAACGAGTGTTCAAGTTTACGGATATCAAAAACGCTATGATCcagagaaatattatatgtacattttacgGATACAACGGAAGGGCCAACCGGATCCAACATATCTATTCCGAACGTACAAagaattttgtgaattttatcaaaaattgtgCATACATTTTCCACTTGCTAAAGTAACCAGGTAactaataagtattatatgtacatcAGTCGCATATCCTTCTTTTCatgtacttatttattttcaactttttataatgcttgatataagtaatgtaaaattatcacaATCTTAGACAAATATTCATTTCAACGCAAAAAAGCttacgattaaaattttctcttctatattaaaatattttatataaacatattaatatatattacatattcttcAATTAGTTACatatctcaattttttatatgtgtgtataaataataaatgcgaaaagtatgtatacatatatattttttttaaatagtgtAGAAATATCCGAATTGAGACAAAAGTATTCGTCTTTCGCGTGTAAGACACctttatgtacatacattatcTAACATTTTCTCCTCATTAAATCACGAGCTCGTTATCTAAGATAGGactttttgtatcattttgatCTTTAGTTGTCTTATTTGATATTTCGCCGTGTATCGATTGTTCTTTTACATTTGGATCTTTAATGGAAGTAGAAGGCTCCGCATTTTcaatcatataattaattatctgcggttttttaacattttcttttatcatcATTTCTTCCGAATCAATAATTGACGATGATGTTTGACTTGCAAGATCCGTTTTTGAACGATCATATTCAATTGTTTCGTTATCGTCACTTGAATCACTTGCGACTGAAGAAGGTGTAGCAATTAAGACTtccacatttttttt is a genomic window of Monomorium pharaonis isolate MP-MQ-018 chromosome 7, ASM1337386v2, whole genome shotgun sequence containing:
- the LOC105829546 gene encoding uncharacterized protein LOC105829546; protein product: MGLKWFRARLSIEKEQSKIPEMTGQYRRFSYSESTNKKNVEVLIATPSSVASDSSDDNETIEYDRSKTDLASQTSSSIIDSEEMMIKENVKKPQIINYMIENAEPSTSIKDPNVKEQSIHGEISNKTTKDQNDTKSPILDNELVI